One region of Pseudobdellovibrionaceae bacterium genomic DNA includes:
- a CDS encoding Ig-like domain-containing protein: protein MAWTGFSPIANTLHRVSTSSSLTGVVVALAFTLSACGPAKNVPKREKPVANTNTSQISATGPVVADGVATSTISIVIRDQNGEAMPGLQPVVNASGTGNTIQTCSVTDVSGASSCVMTSTVAEMKSINLSAPVAVAGASVEFVAGPAVKLGFSTQASNATAGQNFVRQPRVDVQDAQGNRVPSAVNSITLAIAAGSSGTLNGTKSVAASAGRASYTGLNITGIVSPAQVRLSATAAGLTAAISEAFTIVPDAGNTLAFDTQPAGGAAGVVWSPQPVVHILDSGGSLLTTGTAAVTLTLTAGGGSLLGTSTVSAVGGVATFSDLKMENVGAKQITATSPGSANIISNSFHIVPGAPTALAFSTQPGGGSANQVWPQQPVVRLFDAYGNLCVNSNATVALSLQTGTGVLAGTTSLAASSGVATYAGLKMSLTGQKSLRATAGTLFIDSNSFVIGSGTAAVLKFATQPGGGTAGIAWTQQPVVEVLDDQNNRVTGFNGTVGLSLTTGSGSLAASLAAVSGVATFTGLKMNVAGTGKILSAGITGLTGITSTAFAIAHNTPSQLVVRTQPSSNDLANTILSTQPALDLKDAYGNLITSGLDAGAPIVASLYSGGGAVLGNSTLAFSAGQVSFLDLKMSTAGAKVLKFTKPNTTPFGGSAELTVNSNSFTAIIGAPAKLGFVTQTTGGTAGVVWGTQPVVEIQDTAGNRVTTAPGTVSIALTGGTGPLLGGTTAVASSGVATFTNLKINVSGANKVIRASMGTLATVSSGTFDVAHAMASQLAFVTAPGAGSISTNLSPQPVVEVRDAFNNRVTTGPDATGYVTASLQAGSGTLTGTTLLAASSGRVTYTNLRINQTGAKTLRFTKDDNSGFTGGTGVLTLEANVNINPGPVSTLAVVVAPTGAVAGQAFTTQPQIEMRDASGNRATTSVGTISVSLQSGTGAILGTASAVASSGLATFTNLQMNISGHKVLRFARGGTVVDAASFRVKPGIATQMEVTTEPAGATVEQAFTTQPVLTLKDAYDNLVDEGADASANVTASLVTGTPSLSGQLTATASAGVVTYTNLAATSVGAKTIRFTKADLSGSGGASALTQNSGSFVVQPGAGVDLIFTAQPSGGTAGLAWTTQPRLEIRDAYGNVATGESAVVDLALTTGSGTLGGVASVTAVSGVATFSGLHVDAMGTGKILTATGAGLNAVSSNAFNIVAGAPIAASDIAISGGPKWSNGTDTYTVSVTLRDAYGNPVAGKSVALASDRGGLDTILTTPSTSGVGGDVSFTVSSLTAGTSSLTASVSSPAVTIAPAVTGVFDDFKVSAAQSSWTQDRVSLAADGAALLTFSGVLKNAAGTPLPQKSLGLSSSRGGSDVITATNGGTTDGSGAYSFTVKSASPGLSRLTLGVSADAVNVTTNGRAQFLARTPYSEYVPALASADGLKMIPGTNTSPQVNSWIDVAPGGAADLALLGFAYNTTSSGWMGDGNTTISNGTTGPYRLTFDGSGDGANGGTSFNSLSSLGYELWARPSAVTAGRTLIGNASGANGLSVKIASDGSGRWEVRTGTSSIYNEVVAADSPTNYYRMNESSGTTVTPTIGSATGTYTASGVTYGRAGALASSDKAVEFNGSSGWADFGLTNDIADEFTAEAWIYLPSTAGLSTSRTIMAKATGSAGYRVEVTAGAQVAFSAYIGSGWKTATGATVLSPGQYYHIAVVKKNVQCSTALNYGLFVYVNGVEDGCVDYSSFSPSYTAAASANFRVGDHEAYADRRFPGRIDEVATYGAALSDARILAHYSARSLAHCYSSAAITTGKWAHLIASFENSTQNLRLQLDGAEVCNLATSGVTLNGGSAALGVGARINAGAVSGGTEWAGSIGDLRIYDHGINATEAATNHGAQSSRYPD, encoded by the coding sequence ATGGCGTGGACCGGCTTTTCGCCCATCGCAAACACCCTTCACCGCGTGTCGACTTCGTCGTCGCTCACGGGGGTCGTCGTGGCGTTGGCATTCACGTTGAGCGCCTGTGGTCCCGCGAAGAACGTCCCCAAACGTGAGAAGCCGGTCGCGAACACGAACACTTCGCAAATCTCGGCGACGGGGCCCGTGGTCGCCGATGGCGTCGCGACGAGCACGATCAGCATCGTCATTCGTGATCAGAACGGCGAAGCGATGCCGGGGTTGCAACCGGTCGTGAACGCCAGCGGCACCGGCAACACGATCCAAACTTGTTCGGTGACGGACGTGAGCGGCGCTTCGAGTTGCGTGATGACCTCGACGGTCGCCGAAATGAAGTCGATCAACTTGAGCGCGCCCGTCGCGGTCGCGGGTGCCTCGGTGGAGTTCGTCGCCGGGCCTGCCGTGAAGCTCGGCTTTTCCACGCAAGCTTCGAACGCGACGGCGGGACAAAACTTCGTGCGGCAACCCCGTGTCGACGTTCAAGATGCGCAGGGAAATCGCGTTCCTTCCGCCGTCAACTCCATCACGCTCGCCATCGCGGCGGGCTCGTCGGGAACTTTGAACGGAACTAAAAGTGTTGCCGCGAGCGCGGGCCGCGCGAGCTACACCGGTTTGAACATCACCGGCATCGTGAGTCCCGCGCAGGTTCGTTTGAGCGCGACGGCCGCGGGGCTAACCGCGGCGATCTCGGAAGCGTTCACGATCGTCCCGGATGCGGGCAATACGCTTGCGTTCGATACGCAACCCGCCGGAGGCGCGGCGGGAGTCGTCTGGTCGCCCCAGCCCGTGGTGCATATTCTGGACTCTGGCGGTTCATTGCTGACGACCGGGACCGCGGCCGTCACGTTGACCCTGACGGCCGGGGGCGGCTCGCTGCTCGGAACGTCAACGGTGAGCGCGGTCGGCGGCGTCGCCACCTTCAGCGATCTGAAGATGGAAAACGTCGGCGCGAAACAAATCACCGCGACCTCACCCGGATCGGCCAATATCATTTCAAACTCGTTCCACATCGTTCCCGGCGCGCCCACGGCGCTCGCGTTTTCGACCCAGCCGGGCGGCGGCTCGGCCAATCAGGTGTGGCCGCAGCAGCCGGTCGTGCGTCTTTTCGACGCCTACGGAAACTTGTGCGTGAACTCGAACGCGACCGTGGCCCTTTCGCTGCAAACCGGGACCGGGGTGCTTGCGGGCACGACGAGTCTGGCGGCCTCGAGCGGCGTCGCGACCTACGCGGGCCTGAAGATGAGCCTGACCGGACAGAAGTCGTTGCGGGCCACCGCGGGGACGCTGTTCATCGATTCGAATTCTTTCGTGATCGGTTCGGGGACCGCCGCCGTGCTGAAGTTCGCCACGCAACCTGGGGGCGGGACCGCGGGGATCGCGTGGACCCAGCAGCCCGTGGTCGAAGTCCTCGACGATCAAAACAACCGGGTCACCGGCTTCAACGGCACGGTGGGGTTGTCGCTGACGACGGGTTCGGGCTCGCTGGCCGCGTCCTTGGCGGCGGTCAGCGGGGTCGCGACGTTCACGGGACTCAAAATGAACGTCGCCGGAACGGGGAAAATCCTTTCGGCGGGTATCACGGGGCTGACGGGGATCACCTCCACGGCGTTTGCGATCGCGCATAATACGCCCTCGCAACTCGTGGTGCGCACGCAACCCAGCAGCAACGATCTGGCCAATACGATTTTGTCGACCCAGCCCGCGCTGGATCTGAAGGACGCTTACGGAAACTTGATCACCTCGGGACTTGATGCGGGGGCGCCGATCGTCGCGAGCCTTTACTCGGGCGGCGGCGCGGTTTTGGGAAACAGCACGCTCGCCTTCAGTGCGGGACAAGTGTCGTTCCTGGATCTGAAAATGTCGACGGCGGGCGCGAAGGTGCTGAAGTTCACGAAACCCAACACCACGCCCTTCGGCGGATCGGCTGAGCTGACGGTCAATTCGAACAGCTTCACGGCCATCATCGGCGCGCCCGCGAAGCTCGGCTTCGTCACCCAAACCACGGGCGGCACGGCGGGCGTCGTGTGGGGCACGCAACCGGTCGTCGAGATCCAGGATACGGCCGGGAACCGCGTCACGACGGCGCCGGGAACCGTCAGCATCGCACTCACCGGCGGCACCGGGCCGCTGCTCGGCGGGACGACCGCCGTGGCTTCGAGCGGGGTCGCCACTTTCACGAATCTGAAAATCAACGTTTCCGGCGCGAACAAAGTGATTCGCGCGTCCATGGGCACGCTCGCGACGGTTTCGAGCGGAACCTTCGACGTCGCGCACGCGATGGCGTCGCAGCTCGCGTTCGTGACGGCGCCGGGCGCGGGGAGCATCTCTACGAATCTTTCCCCACAGCCGGTGGTGGAAGTCCGCGATGCGTTCAATAACCGCGTCACCACGGGACCGGATGCGACCGGTTACGTCACCGCGAGCCTGCAGGCGGGCTCCGGCACGTTGACGGGAACGACGCTCCTCGCGGCGTCGAGCGGGCGGGTGACCTACACCAATCTGCGCATCAACCAGACGGGTGCGAAGACTTTGCGTTTCACGAAGGACGACAACTCGGGCTTCACCGGCGGGACCGGCGTCCTGACGCTGGAAGCGAACGTGAACATCAACCCCGGTCCGGTCAGCACGCTGGCGGTGGTCGTCGCGCCCACCGGCGCGGTCGCGGGACAGGCCTTCACGACCCAACCGCAGATCGAGATGCGGGACGCCTCGGGAAACCGCGCGACGACCTCGGTCGGAACGATCAGCGTCTCTTTGCAGAGCGGGACGGGAGCGATCCTCGGCACGGCGTCCGCCGTCGCGTCGAGCGGCCTCGCCACCTTCACGAATCTGCAGATGAACATCTCGGGCCACAAGGTTCTGCGGTTCGCGAGAGGCGGTACGGTCGTCGATGCGGCGAGCTTCCGCGTGAAACCGGGAATCGCGACGCAGATGGAAGTCACGACCGAGCCCGCCGGCGCGACCGTCGAGCAGGCCTTCACCACGCAGCCGGTCCTGACCCTGAAGGACGCGTACGACAATTTGGTCGATGAGGGCGCGGACGCTTCGGCGAACGTGACCGCGTCGCTCGTGACGGGGACGCCGAGTTTGTCGGGGCAATTGACGGCGACCGCTTCGGCGGGCGTCGTGACCTACACGAACCTCGCGGCGACGAGCGTGGGCGCGAAAACGATCCGCTTCACGAAGGCGGATCTGTCGGGCTCGGGCGGCGCCTCCGCGCTCACGCAAAATAGCGGAAGCTTCGTCGTACAGCCGGGGGCCGGCGTCGATCTGATCTTCACCGCGCAGCCGAGCGGGGGAACCGCGGGCCTGGCGTGGACGACGCAACCGCGACTCGAGATCCGCGACGCCTACGGGAACGTCGCCACGGGCGAAAGCGCGGTGGTCGACCTTGCGCTCACGACCGGCTCGGGCACCCTGGGCGGCGTCGCGAGCGTCACCGCGGTTTCGGGTGTCGCGACGTTCTCGGGACTGCACGTCGACGCCATGGGCACGGGAAAAATTCTGACGGCCACGGGCGCGGGTCTGAATGCGGTTTCGTCGAACGCGTTCAACATCGTCGCCGGTGCGCCCATCGCCGCTTCGGACATCGCGATCTCCGGTGGACCGAAGTGGTCGAACGGCACCGACACGTATACGGTTTCGGTGACTTTACGGGATGCGTACGGAAATCCCGTGGCGGGAAAATCGGTGGCGCTCGCGAGCGATCGCGGGGGGCTGGATACGATCTTGACGACGCCGTCCACGAGCGGCGTGGGCGGGGACGTCAGTTTTACCGTGAGTTCACTCACGGCCGGAACGAGCTCTCTTACGGCGAGCGTGTCGTCCCCGGCGGTGACCATCGCGCCCGCGGTGACGGGAGTTTTCGATGACTTCAAAGTCTCGGCGGCGCAAAGCTCGTGGACGCAAGACCGCGTGAGCCTGGCCGCCGACGGCGCGGCGCTTTTGACTTTCAGCGGGGTTCTGAAAAACGCCGCGGGCACGCCGCTGCCGCAGAAGTCGCTCGGGTTGAGTTCATCGCGTGGCGGAAGCGACGTGATCACCGCTACGAACGGCGGCACGACGGATGGATCGGGGGCTTACAGCTTCACCGTGAAGTCGGCCTCGCCGGGACTGTCGCGACTGACGCTCGGGGTGTCGGCGGACGCGGTGAACGTCACCACGAACGGCCGCGCGCAGTTCTTGGCGCGCACGCCCTATTCGGAGTACGTACCGGCGCTCGCCTCGGCAGATGGACTGAAGATGATCCCGGGCACGAACACGAGTCCGCAAGTGAACTCTTGGATCGACGTCGCGCCCGGTGGCGCCGCGGATTTGGCGCTCCTCGGTTTCGCTTACAATACGACCTCCAGCGGCTGGATGGGCGACGGCAATACCACGATTTCGAACGGGACCACGGGGCCCTACCGTCTGACCTTCGACGGTTCGGGGGATGGGGCGAACGGCGGAACGAGCTTCAACTCGCTCTCGTCACTGGGATATGAACTGTGGGCGCGTCCTTCGGCGGTGACGGCGGGACGGACCTTGATCGGCAACGCCAGCGGCGCGAACGGTTTGAGCGTGAAGATCGCCAGCGACGGCTCGGGGCGCTGGGAAGTGCGCACGGGGACGAGCTCCATTTACAACGAGGTCGTCGCGGCGGATTCGCCGACGAACTACTACCGGATGAACGAATCCTCGGGCACGACGGTGACGCCCACGATCGGCTCGGCGACGGGAACCTACACGGCCAGCGGCGTGACCTATGGTCGCGCGGGCGCGCTCGCGAGCTCGGACAAAGCGGTCGAGTTCAACGGCTCGAGCGGTTGGGCGGACTTCGGCCTGACGAACGACATTGCCGACGAATTCACCGCCGAGGCCTGGATCTACTTGCCGTCCACGGCGGGGCTTTCCACTTCGCGCACGATCATGGCGAAAGCGACGGGGAGCGCGGGCTACCGGGTCGAGGTCACCGCGGGAGCGCAAGTCGCGTTCTCGGCCTACATCGGGAGCGGTTGGAAAACGGCGACCGGCGCGACCGTGCTTTCGCCGGGGCAGTATTATCATATCGCGGTCGTGAAGAAGAACGTGCAGTGTTCGACCGCGCTCAACTACGGACTTTTCGTGTACGTGAATGGGGTGGAAGACGGTTGCGTGGATTACTCGTCGTTCTCGCCGAGCTATACGGCGGCGGCGTCCGCGAACTTCCGCGTCGGCGATCACGAAGCCTACGCGGACCGCCGCTTCCCGGGCCGTATCGACGAGGTCGCGACCTACGGAGCGGCGCTGTCCGACGCGCGGATTTTGGCCCACTACAGCGCGCGTTCGCTCGCGCATTGTTATTCGTCCGCGGCGATCACGACGGGGAAATGGGCGCACCTGATCGCGAGCTTCGAAAACTCGACGCAGAATCTACGTTTGCAGTTGGACGGCGCGGAGGTCTGTAACCTCGCCACCTCGGGAGTCACCCTGAATGGCGGAAGCGCCGCCTTGGGCGTCGGCGCGCGGATCAACGCGGGCGCCGTGTCCGGCGGGACCGAGTGGGCGGGCTCGATCGGGGATTTGCGGATCTACGATCATGGGATCAACGCGACCGAGGCCGCGACGAATCACGGCGCCCAGTCGTCCCGTTATCCAGATTGA
- a CDS encoding DUF2959 domain-containing protein yields MKLGLMTMIAGVLLLAGCQSALNKVGRNAKYNAYEMIGVQKRDLLKREVAATKDDQKEASEEFKDALEKLKAVYAFDGGDLEREYRRLNSSYEDAEAQANAVRLRIKKVETTAGDLFEEWKKEIDQIETANLQAQSRKTLATTQSRYADMLNSLKKAESTMNPVLTKLKDHVLYLKHNLNAKAIGSLKGEGAAIERDINKLINEMNNSIAAADKFIEQT; encoded by the coding sequence ATGAAATTGGGGTTAATGACGATGATCGCCGGGGTTCTGTTGCTCGCGGGCTGCCAAAGCGCGCTCAACAAAGTGGGCCGCAACGCGAAGTACAATGCCTACGAGATGATCGGCGTGCAAAAACGCGATCTGCTGAAACGTGAGGTCGCGGCGACCAAAGACGACCAAAAAGAAGCGAGCGAAGAGTTCAAAGACGCCCTCGAAAAACTGAAAGCGGTCTACGCCTTCGACGGCGGCGATCTCGAACGCGAATACCGGCGCCTCAATTCGTCCTACGAAGACGCGGAGGCCCAAGCCAACGCGGTCCGCCTGCGCATCAAAAAAGTCGAAACCACGGCGGGGGATCTTTTCGAAGAGTGGAAAAAAGAAATCGACCAAATCGAAACGGCCAATCTCCAAGCCCAAAGCCGCAAAACCTTGGCGACGACCCAAAGCCGCTACGCCGATATGCTGAACAGCCTCAAAAAAGCCGAGTCCACGATGAACCCGGTCCTCACCAAACTGAAGGACCACGTCCTCTACCTGAAACACAACCTCAACGCGAAAGCGATCGGCTCACTGAAAGGCGAAGGCGCCGCCATCGAACGCGACATCAACAAACTCATCAACGAGATGAACAACTCCATCGCGGCGGCCGACAAATTCATCGAGCAAACCTAA
- the acnA gene encoding aconitate hydratase AcnA, with protein sequence MMDSFKTLTTMTIDGKTYHYHSLKKLEASTGISLAKFPYSTKVLIENLLRHEDGEAVRKDDILALLKQDPKAESEYEIQFTPARVLLQDFTGVPVVADLAAMRNAMAARSGDPKKVNPLRPVDLVIDHSVQMDSAGKSDSFDTNLRLEFQRNGERYQFLKWGQKAFNNFRVVPPATGICHQVNLEHLSHVAMSSKGHTKATRENDYVYPDTLVGTDSHTTMINGLGVVGWGVGGIEAEAAMLGQPCTMLIPQVIGFELKGKLKPGVTATDLVLTATQMLRKRGVVGKFVEYFGEGVASLSIADRATLANMSPEYGATIGIVPVDSKVIDYLKITGRPEKAARTEAYYKEQGMWEAYNNAATFADTLHLDMATVEPSMSGPSRPQDRVTLGNVRGAFRKYLLNRYQEPLAQFSKDRLEEWSQMSESMKGIAYEMEAFHPDKDLGPLGAAAPLKAADGTPYNLVQGSITMAAITSCTNTSNPTLMLGAALLARNAVKKGLKAKPWVKTSFAPGSVAVREYIAASGLQPDLDKLGFNIAGFGCSVCIGNSGPLADDIQKAIDTHGIATASVLSGNRNFEARIHPSIMTNWLASPLLVVAAAIAGNVNVNLATDPLGIGTDGQPVYLKDIWPDQAELEGIVSKYVTQKRFEEVYSDVFKGDKNWQATQVPAGDTYAWDNTSTYIRQPPFLDPSLAEQDPVVKGARLLAVFGDSITTDHISPAGNISAKSPAGLYLQEHKVAPVDFNSYGSRRGNHEVMMRGTFANVRIKNKLVNREGGFTKMFPSGTETTIYDAAIAYEKTNTPLVIFGGKEYGSGSSRDWAAKGTRLLGVRAVVAESFERIHRSNLVGMGVLPLQLPAGVTVDSLGLTGEEEIDFPNMDTVKEKQMVTLQVRSPKGNREIQAQCRIDTPNELKYFQSGGILPFVLDRLARSDA encoded by the coding sequence ATGATGGACTCTTTCAAGACGCTCACCACGATGACGATCGATGGGAAAACCTACCACTACCACTCGCTGAAAAAGCTGGAGGCGAGCACCGGAATTTCTTTGGCGAAGTTTCCGTACTCCACCAAAGTTCTCATCGAAAATTTACTCCGCCACGAAGACGGTGAGGCCGTTCGCAAAGACGACATCCTCGCGCTGTTGAAACAAGATCCGAAGGCCGAATCCGAGTACGAAATTCAGTTCACGCCCGCGCGCGTTCTGCTTCAGGATTTCACGGGCGTCCCCGTCGTGGCCGATCTGGCGGCGATGCGGAACGCGATGGCCGCACGCTCGGGCGATCCGAAAAAAGTGAATCCGCTTCGTCCCGTCGATCTGGTCATCGATCACTCGGTGCAGATGGACTCGGCCGGAAAGTCGGATTCGTTCGACACGAACCTGCGTCTGGAGTTCCAACGGAATGGCGAGCGTTACCAGTTCCTGAAGTGGGGGCAAAAGGCGTTCAACAATTTCCGCGTCGTTCCTCCGGCGACCGGGATCTGCCACCAGGTGAACCTCGAGCACCTGTCCCACGTCGCGATGTCGTCGAAGGGTCACACCAAAGCGACGCGCGAAAACGATTACGTCTATCCCGACACCCTCGTCGGTACCGATTCGCACACGACCATGATCAACGGCCTGGGCGTCGTCGGTTGGGGCGTGGGTGGGATCGAGGCGGAAGCGGCGATGCTGGGTCAGCCTTGCACCATGCTGATTCCCCAGGTCATCGGCTTCGAGCTGAAAGGCAAACTCAAGCCCGGCGTGACGGCGACGGACCTGGTTTTGACCGCGACCCAGATGCTGCGTAAACGCGGCGTCGTCGGCAAATTCGTCGAGTACTTCGGAGAGGGCGTCGCTTCGCTCTCGATCGCGGACCGCGCGACCCTGGCGAATATGTCGCCCGAGTACGGTGCGACCATCGGGATCGTGCCCGTGGATTCGAAAGTGATCGATTATTTGAAAATCACCGGCCGTCCCGAAAAAGCGGCGCGCACCGAGGCCTACTACAAAGAGCAAGGCATGTGGGAAGCGTACAATAACGCGGCCACTTTCGCCGATACCCTGCACCTGGACATGGCGACCGTCGAGCCTTCGATGTCGGGCCCGTCGCGTCCCCAGGACCGTGTCACTCTCGGCAACGTCCGCGGCGCGTTCCGTAAATATCTGCTGAACCGTTATCAAGAGCCCCTCGCGCAGTTCTCGAAAGATCGTTTGGAAGAATGGTCGCAGATGTCCGAAAGCATGAAGGGCATCGCCTACGAGATGGAGGCCTTCCATCCCGATAAGGATTTAGGCCCTCTCGGCGCGGCGGCTCCTTTGAAAGCGGCCGACGGCACGCCGTACAACCTCGTGCAAGGTTCGATCACCATGGCGGCGATCACCTCGTGCACGAACACCTCGAACCCCACGCTGATGTTGGGCGCGGCTTTGCTCGCGCGCAACGCGGTCAAAAAAGGTCTGAAGGCGAAGCCCTGGGTGAAGACCTCGTTCGCGCCCGGCTCGGTCGCGGTCCGCGAGTACATCGCGGCTTCGGGCCTGCAACCGGACCTGGATAAATTGGGCTTCAACATCGCGGGCTTCGGCTGCTCGGTGTGTATCGGAAACTCGGGCCCCTTGGCGGACGACATCCAAAAGGCGATCGACACCCACGGCATCGCGACGGCTTCGGTCCTTTCGGGGAACCGGAACTTCGAAGCGCGGATCCATCCCTCGATCATGACGAACTGGCTGGCGTCGCCGCTGCTCGTGGTCGCCGCGGCCATCGCGGGGAACGTGAACGTGAACCTCGCGACCGATCCTTTGGGCATCGGCACCGACGGTCAGCCCGTTTACCTGAAGGACATCTGGCCCGATCAGGCCGAACTGGAAGGCATCGTCAGCAAGTACGTGACCCAAAAACGTTTCGAAGAGGTCTACTCGGACGTCTTCAAGGGCGACAAGAACTGGCAGGCGACGCAAGTTCCCGCCGGCGACACTTACGCCTGGGACAATACTTCGACCTACATCCGTCAGCCCCCGTTCCTCGATCCTTCGTTGGCCGAGCAGGATCCGGTCGTGAAAGGCGCGCGTTTGCTTGCCGTCTTCGGCGACTCGATCACGACCGATCACATCTCGCCGGCGGGGAACATCAGCGCGAAATCTCCGGCGGGTCTTTACCTGCAAGAGCACAAGGTCGCGCCGGTGGACTTCAATTCCTACGGCTCGCGCCGCGGAAACCACGAAGTCATGATGCGCGGAACTTTCGCGAACGTGCGGATCAAGAACAAACTCGTCAACCGCGAGGGGGGCTTCACCAAGATGTTCCCGTCGGGCACCGAAACCACGATTTACGATGCGGCCATCGCCTACGAAAAGACGAACACGCCGCTCGTGATCTTTGGCGGGAAAGAGTACGGTTCGGGTTCGTCGCGTGACTGGGCGGCCAAAGGGACGCGTCTGCTGGGCGTGCGCGCGGTCGTCGCCGAAAGCTTCGAGCGGATCCACCGTTCGAACCTCGTCGGGATGGGCGTCCTGCCGTTGCAGTTGCCCGCGGGCGTGACGGTCGATTCACTGGGCCTGACCGGGGAAGAGGAAATCGATTTCCCGAACATGGACACCGTGAAAGAGAAACAGATGGTCACGCTGCAGGTCCGCTCGCCCAAAGGCAACCGCGAGATCCAAGCGCAGTGTCGCATCGATACGCCGAACGAACTCAAGTACTTCCAGTCCGGCGGCATCCTGCCCTTCGTTCTGGATCGTCTGGCACGCTCGGACGCCTAA
- a CDS encoding CoA-binding protein gives MGQTDSSKHENVAILGASDRADRFAYKAFKLLQEYGHTPLPVSPNVAVVEGVPSVKSVAELQVPVDTLTMYVGAKISNQLTNEILALKPKRVIFNPGSENPELADKLEQAGSEVVEACTLVMLRTGQY, from the coding sequence ATGGGACAAACCGATTCATCCAAACACGAAAACGTCGCCATCCTGGGCGCATCCGACCGCGCGGATCGTTTCGCCTACAAGGCCTTTAAACTTCTGCAAGAGTACGGTCACACTCCGCTGCCGGTCAGCCCCAATGTCGCCGTCGTCGAGGGCGTCCCGTCGGTGAAAAGCGTCGCGGAGCTGCAAGTTCCCGTCGACACCCTGACCATGTACGTCGGCGCGAAAATTTCGAACCAGCTGACCAACGAGATCCTGGCCTTGAAACCGAAGCGCGTGATCTTCAATCCCGGCAGCGAAAATCCGGAACTCGCCGACAAACTGGAGCAGGCGGGCAGCGAAGTGGTCGAGGCTTGCACGCTCGTCATGCTCCGCACGGGTCAGTACTAG
- a CDS encoding DUF4112 domain-containing protein — MDSIYSPKSWALEHGAAPQSRAHEISDLRAISRAMDSQFKVGGFRFGWDGILGLIPGIGDVATSLVSIYIVMRAAALGASPSILMRMGLNVLIDNVFDAVPIFGQIFDFLWKSNDKNMVLLERHLQNPRATSRASALVVGFVILGIITALIALMALSIMAAVWIFEQFQTGAW; from the coding sequence ATGGACTCGATTTATTCCCCGAAAAGCTGGGCGCTCGAACACGGAGCCGCGCCGCAAAGCCGCGCTCACGAAATTTCGGATCTGCGGGCGATTTCCCGGGCGATGGATAGTCAATTCAAAGTCGGTGGTTTCCGCTTCGGCTGGGACGGGATCTTGGGTTTGATTCCGGGAATCGGCGACGTCGCGACGAGTTTGGTGTCCATTTACATCGTCATGCGGGCGGCGGCCCTCGGCGCATCGCCGTCGATACTGATGCGCATGGGACTCAACGTTTTGATCGACAACGTCTTCGACGCGGTTCCGATCTTCGGTCAAATTTTCGATTTCCTGTGGAAGTCGAACGACAAAAACATGGTCCTTCTCGAAAGACATTTACAAAACCCACGGGCCACTTCGCGCGCCTCCGCGCTGGTCGTGGGTTTCGTCATCTTGGGGATCATCACCGCATTGATCGCGTTGATGGCGCTTTCGATCATGGCCGCGGTTTGGATCTTCGAACAATTCCAAACCGGCGCTTGGTGA